The Desulfobacterales bacterium genome includes a window with the following:
- a CDS encoding GFA family protein has translation MKKEFGSDYASISDVSFKAKYRASCYCNAVQYEVCSEPVDAKICHCLACQKLHGAPMQWAAIFHKHDVRITQGIDHLNFYNNELNKHERILPCKVSCALCGTLIADEGRKMWLAFPSLFSFGGVSKVPTKFKPTCHIFYGMRVIDINDDLPKWLGHKNQSPKFD, from the coding sequence ATGAAAAAAGAATTTGGATCAGATTATGCGTCGATATCAGACGTTAGTTTTAAAGCCAAATACCGGGCAAGTTGTTACTGTAATGCGGTACAATACGAAGTATGCTCAGAACCTGTAGATGCAAAAATATGTCATTGCCTGGCATGTCAAAAATTGCATGGGGCTCCTATGCAATGGGCAGCTATATTTCATAAACATGATGTCAGAATTACACAAGGAATTGATCATCTAAACTTTTATAACAATGAACTCAACAAACACGAGAGAATTCTTCCTTGCAAAGTCAGTTGTGCTTTGTGTGGCACCCTTATTGCCGATGAAGGACGTAAAATGTGGCTTGCGTTTCCATCACTTTTTAGTTTTGGGGGTGTATCAAAAGTGCCAACGAAATTTAAACCAACGTGCCATATTTTTTATGGTATGCGGGTTATTGATATAAATGATGATCTGCCTAAGTGGTTGGGTCACAAGAATCAAAGCCCAAAATTCGATTGA